The Capsicum annuum cultivar UCD-10X-F1 chromosome 1, UCD10Xv1.1, whole genome shotgun sequence sequence tcacctgtcctaatctagttctTGAGTCTTTGGCTCGAGTTTTCACTTAACCTgtataaatacaactttggcttcaaggcCCGAATGAATGAACAACAGAGTAAacggataaataaataaaagacgaCAATGAATGTATGAATAAGACGACAATAAATAAAGGGAAATGAGGCTCTCAGGTCTTCTGTCGCTTCAAATATGggattttgacccatttttcttttttttttttttcgactcTTCGTATCCGTGAGCTATGCGATTGTCTCCTTAGGGCCCTTGAAACAAATCGACTCGAAAGGATGGGGCTCCATGGCCCATAGCCGAAGTGCAGAAAGGGAAAGAGTTCATGTAGGACTCGAATGCATCCACAGGCaaagagaaaaatattacaattagTATATGTCTAGTGTGGCTAGAGATTAGGATTTAATCGACAGAAAATTACTACTGCTAAAAAGGTAAGAAAAACAACAGAGATGTCAAAAATAAACGTGAACCTAATCTAAGCTACTCAATCACCTGACTTTCTTTGCCTTTCAACAACTTTCACAGAATCTTGGCATCCAATTAACCGTACAACGAATGAATTCGCAGGTAAGAGAACCAAATAGCCTTCAATCTCTTTTTACTTAAAGGCTAAAAGCTCTTCAGGAATCAAACATTATCGTATTTCTACTGCTTATTTTAGAGAAGGCTCAAGGGGACATCAAGAGTTGCAATAAACAAATTCTTCACCTCAGGATAAGGAAAgcaataaactaaaataaaatccaAGTTTTAGCAAGCCAACTTAAGACTCTGGTAAAGATTCGAAATTTAGACAGGAGCATTCTTAAGTTAAACACTGGATGAAGGAATGTTAAATCGAGCAACTCCGACTAGCGGAAGAAAACCAACAGCAGGATATGAGCAATGACTAAAATGGGTCAGATAAGAACATTTGATAAAACAATTGGAGATTTTTCGATCTTTATAAACGCACGCAGGTGAACCAAAAGAACGTTCATAAGAAACCTaacaaattcataattttttcttttctgcCTTATCCTTAGTCTCCTTAGGAAGCATAGATGATAAAACAAGATTTTGCAATATGGTATTGTATAGCAGATAGCCTATACGTGCTTGCAATTGCTACTTTGCTATTAGAAGTTTAGCTTGGAAACAGGTAACATGCATACATAAAAGACATCATATATATGTTTCATAGTCATCTAGAAATTTCGGAACAACAATGAATTAGAAGCAAAAATATTCACCAAAATCCTATGGCTTATGGAAGCCTCTAACAGCAAACAAATCCAAGCACACCAAGATACTATTTATCACCATGGGACGACAAGAAGAAGCATAAACAGgcagaaataataataataaaaaaactgaaCATAGTGGAGTGTTACCGTTTCGGAGCAGCAAATGGGACTACGAGCTAACTATAGGACTCCGACCACCAGAAAGTTCGACGTCTTCTCGATAGTATTGACTAGTTGACTACTTTTCTCTAAAAATCCTCGCTAACGAACGACTTCCTTTTCTTGaaaaccccccaaatttcaaccTCTGACCTCGAAAGTCGAACCTAATAGCCCAAAAGGGAAAGTCCCCTTCTTCTCGACCCTTGATTTCCAACCCAAAAGAAAAtccttcttttttctcctttaacCTCGTTTTCTTAGAGAATTTTCAAACCCCCTTTTTGCTTCTAAAATTTCGAATTCTCCCGGGAGAAAGAAGAAGAGCCCCAAAAACCAAAATCCCTTGAAACAGTGACCCAGAGGTCTTTTTATAGCCGATTGAGCTGGGGTCCTCTCTTCTTCCTTTCAAAGCGGGATATTtggattttaaattccaaaaccttccCCACAGCCCGCTTCGTACTCCATTCATACCATTTTTTTGGAATTGTAAAATGATGGACCAATTAGATTTAGGGAAAACAAATTTTTCCCCAAAACCAATGGAAATCAGCCAAATGTTGTACAAGATCGTACGAGTTATCCCGAAATTTGCGGGATTGAACCGTTGGAGATGACACCTAGCCTGTTTCTAGAAGGTTTGAAGGTTTTCTTCGTGGGAACCCGCGTGGGACGGGTGAAGAGGGCTACACACGGGTTGATTGAGGGCTGATTTTATGGTTTTCGGGTTGATGGCTGATGTTGGGTGTCgcgatattgttgttgtttgtacGTAGCTTCGCTGCTTTGGAGGAGAAAGGGAAGAGATAAGGGAGATTGGGCCGGGTCAGACGATTTTTGGGTGTTGGGCCGGCTAGTGATGAGAAATAAAGGAATGGGCTGCTGCTTGTagtctaattttaaaaaatgggcCGAAATTAGTTTAATTGGGTATAGGGTGGATTAGGTAATTGGAGATTTGGTCAATTGGATTGATTGTGGCCATTcgatttcaattatgatcaaactTAATAAATTGACAAatcaaaattcgatacgaattaataccttgtttaatctcgagcttcttgatttaataaaattaaacaaatatttatccaaataaattaatttttgagagaaattatattcaaatcaaaattttaatcatttgaatttattttcgaTATAAACCttgtttaaaatttgatattttgtaaaataagcatttaagtaataaaattataaaatttcgcataattgaatacgataatatataatcgctacttaaaataaaaaattcacccaactgactacttttaaaaaaaatctttttattcggataaaataaatattgtaattttattcaaaaatcgaagaaactcaacAATAAACTCaatcgtggagggcaaaaattaggtgtcaacaactatcATTGCTGATGTTTCTCACAAGCAGCTGACTGTCAGGTGCTAAGACATCAGGTGAAATGTGGGCATGATTGGAGAATAAGGCATTCAGGTTGTTGGTTGTAGGGTCTGATGATATCTTTATATTCTTGGGAATGACATAGTCATGGAGATATGCAGGAAGTTTGTGTGTTCTGGATGGCCTTTGTGATAAAGGTACTGGTTCAGTTATGAGTGAGTCAATTTGTGGCGATGGATCATGTGGATTACAGGTTATGGGAATGCAGGGTGGAATCTGCAAATCAACATGTTGATCAGATGATGTATGTATCAACTGGTATAGTACTCACACTTGTTATATCGTTATTAACACTTGTTATTGTTTGATTCCTAGTTCCAGTGTCATTAACATCCACACTAAACCAGTGATGAAAAACAGATGGAAAAGAAGAAACATCAGGAACATGAACAaaagggaaaatattttccttaaaaatgacatctcttgaaatgtgaattttctTAGTGGCCAAATCAAGGACTTTGTATCCTTTGGAACCAAAAGGATATCCTATGAAGACATGAGGTGTGGTTCTAGGTTGAAATTTATCCCTTTTGGATTTTGGAAAGGTGGGAAAACAAAGACACCCAAAAGTTCTCATGTGAGAGTAAAGTGGTTTGGTGCCATACAACAATTCATATGGACATTTTCCTTTGATATGAGATGTGGGAAGTCTATTAATGATGTAAGTAGCACACAAAATGCATTCTACCCAATACTTTTGTGGCAATTTGGATTGAAAGAGGAGAGCTCTAGCTGTTTCTAACAAGTACTTGTGTTTTCTCTcaactacaccattttgttgtggtgtgtatGGGCAAGTCTTTTCATGGATAATTCCTTTGGATTTCAGGTAGGTTGATGTTTCTGCGTTTGCAAACTCGACCATTATCTGTTCTAATACGTTTGACAGTAGTGTTTAATTGGTTTATGACCATGGCTACAAATGTTTTGATGACCTCTAAAGCATTGCTCTTGCAGGCTAGTAACTGTGTCCATGTACACCTACTATAGTCATCCACAAGAGTTATAAAGTATTTGTGGTTGTCATGTGTGTTTGTGTGGTAGGGCCCCCAGAGGTCAATATGTAACAGTTGGAAAATTCTggtagttgtagttgttgatttTTGAGGGAATGGAAGTCTCTCTTGTCTTGCCATGGGACATATGTTACATAGGAAAGGTTGTTTACTGGAAAAGGTCTCAGGTATGGAATGAATATCTCTCATTTTCACAAAGGGTACATGCCCGAGTCTATTATGCATAATACATCACATCACAGTCAGTAGATCTAAAAGACATAGAATGAGACACAGAAATAGGAAATTGTTGTTCATTCTTCAAGGTAGAATTCTGTACATCAAGTTTATAGGAGCACTTATTCGTATTGTGATTACTATTTACAGCAGAATGAGAGTGACATTGTGCTCTATGACTACAGGAACTAGCAGAATTTGTAACAGaaggaaaattatttttcaaagggCCAGTACACTGTGTAGTGGAACAGCTCTTGTTCTTGAGGCATTTTGGACACAGGAAGTATAATCCATCCCTAGCTTCACCAATCTCCAGAGGCCTCTTCCATTGAAGGGGCCTGCAGAACACATGAATGTTCAGTGAATGAGACAATGCTGTTACGGATGGAAGTGGCAAGTGTATTAATGGACACAAGGTTGTATTTGAAAGTAGGAACAAACAACACTTTGTGTAATACAATAGCAGGTGCAAGTACTACACTACCAACTTGATTTACTTTCACTTTATAACCATTTGGTAACACTATCAGAAGGGGAAAAGGTAGGGTAAAGATGTTAATCATGGAGCTTTTATTGAAGGTCATGTGATTTGATGCACCTGAGTCTAAGATCCAAGAATCAGGCTTGTTTTTGAAACACCTGCAAGACAGTTTACCAAAGTCAATAGAAGAAGTTCAAACTATAGTACCTGCAAAGTTTGCATTTCCTCCCACAAAATCTGGAGTCTTGTTGATGCTATTCTCTCCGTGAGCTCCAAACTGAAAATGTTGTAGCAAGTTCACAACATGCTCATACTGCTCTCTAGATAGGTTGATGTTGTGTCCATCCTGCAACTTGTTGTGCTCATCTCCTCTGGTATATGCAACATCTGATACAGATCCATGTACATCGGCCATAAGACCTTTTACTTTGTTGAACCTGTGATTTTAAGTGTTGTTAACTACTCTGTGAACTTTGGTAGGTATTGTAGGAGTTGTGATTATTTCCTTGTGGATAACCATGGAGTTTATAACATTTCTCTTTGGTGTGCCCTGGTCTTTTGCAGTAATCACACACCACACGAAGCTTGTTTCCACCATAGCCAGTGCTTTGGGTGTAATTTGTCCTGAAACTTCCATTTCCACCTGATATGCTCGTACCAGAAGAATAGTTGGTCCTAGGAGTTTTTCCTCCCCTGTGGCTACTCATTCCAGCAAGAAAACTATTGGTCTCCAAAGACATCTTGTTCGATCCGCTCGCATTCAAAGAGGTAGACTCCATAAACAATTGATTGCTTTGTTTTATCTCTCTTTGTCTCTCATCCTGTATCAGTAGTGAAAAAGCCTGTGCCAAGGATGGCAATGGATTCATCATAAGAATGTTTCCCCTAACCACTGTATAAACCTCGTTTAACCCCATGAGAAATTGGACCAATCTCCTGTCTTGTTCTGCTTTAAACAAGTGTTCTTTGGCACCACAAACACAATTACACTTACACTGGGTCTTAGCATGTAAAGTGCTCAACTCTTCGCacaatttcttcatttttgtatAATAAGTAGTTATGTCCATACTACCTTGAGACAATTCATTTATTTCTCTCTGCACTTGATACAGTTTCACACCATTTGTTTGATCGTATCGATCATTTAGCTCTTTCCGCAGCTCGAAAGAATCATTTACATATTCAACACTGTCTGCAATTTCCTTAGTTAGTGAATTTAGGATCCATGATGTGACCATATCATCACATCTTTCCCACTGCCTATATCGTAATGTTCCCGGGTATGGTCTTTTACATTCACCATT is a genomic window containing:
- the LOC124886962 gene encoding uncharacterized protein LOC124886962; translated protein: MADVHGSVSDVAYTRGDEHNKLQDGHNINLSREQYEHVVNLLQHFQFGAHGENSINKTPDFVGGNANFAGPFNGRGLWRLVKLGMDYTSCVQNASRTRAVPLHSVLAL
- the LOC107838772 gene encoding uncharacterized protein LOC107838772; its protein translation is MTNSGEESSTMNVNSTTSTGIAGDDISSPLYMHPSDNPGAMLVPIPFDGTGYRSWRRGVLRALSVKNKLGFINGECKRPYPGTLRYRQWERCDDMVTSWILNSLTKEIADSVEYVNDSFELRKELNDRYDQTNGVKLYQVQREINELSQGSMDITTYYTKMKKLCEELSTLHAKTQCKCNCVCGAKEHLFKAEQDRRLVQFLMGLNEVYTVVRGNILMMNPLPSLAQAFSLLIQDERQREIKQSNQLFMESTSLNASGSNKMSLETNSFLAGMSSHRGGKTPRTNYSSGTSISGGNGSFRTNYTQSTGYGGNKLRVVCDYCKRPGHTKEKCYKLHGYPQGNNHNSYNTYQSSQSS